AAACCGCTTGATTATACTTTTATCGATATAAAAATGGAGAAAAAAGATTTGGATAAAAAAATGAATGATCTGTTTTCCAGGATCATCCAAAAAATCGACGCCAATCTGGCTTTGCAGGACTCAGACGTTATCAGAGATACTTTCGTGTTTGTGCAGGAAATGGCTAAAGAAAATTCTTCTTTTGAGGTAAACGCAGTGAGTGAAAAAATGGCACAACAAATAAATGAACTTTTTACTGATATCCTTGAGCAGGTGTACAAACAGGAATCAGACGCTATAAAGGCTCTTGATATGCTTCGCAGTATCAATCTGCAGCTGCACAAACTTTTCAAGATGAACGACAAACTGCCCTACCAGAAATTAATGCTGCTCTTTCAAACCATGAATATAGCAGAATCAAGTATAAAAACCTTTGATAGTGAGTCAGCTTACTTTTATCTGGATTCGGCCAAAAAATATTTCAATCAGATCATCTTCCACAACCAGCCTGCAACTGAGGGAAATAATCAACCAGCGCAGAATGTAAACTATTTGCAGATGGTTAAAGGAGCCCTGAACATCAGTCAGGATATATATAGTAAAATTTTTGATGTCCGCAGTATATATAACAAATTTTCTCTGGAATTCAATAAAAGAGCCGGCAAACTTTCTCCCAAAGCTTAACAGCTTTTAATTCAACCGTTTTCTAAACCTCAGGCTGGCCACGACCAGAATACCTACTCCGAAAATCGTCAGCATAACCATTTCCGGCCATAAAGCGGAAAGACCTGAGGCCTTTAAAAATATACCTCTGGTTACCTGCATAAAATAGCGCAAAGGCATGCAATAAGTAAACGCCTGTATAACATCCGGCATATTTTCTATGGGAATAAAAAAACCCGAAAGCATGATGGAAAAAAAGGAATAGAAAAAGGCCATCATCATAGCCTGCAGCTGAGTCCTGGCAACTGTAGAAAACAGTATACCCAGACCGAGCGTGGTCATCATATAAATAATACTCAAAAGATACAGCAAAATCAGGTTGCCTTTTATCCAGATACCGAAAATGATACCAGAGGTAAGAATGCCAACATTAAGCAATATAAAACCCAGCACAGCGTAAGGAATAATCTTGCCCAATATCAGTTCTCCTCCCTTGATAGGTGTAACCAGCAGCTGTTCCAGTGTTCCTTTTTCTTTCTCACGCACTATGTTCACAGCTGTTAAAAATAGTGTGATCATGGTCAGGAGCATGGCCAATACCCCCGGTACGATATTGAATGAACTTTCCAGATTATCGTTGTAAAGCATTCTGGGCACCAGATTGATTTGATGGATTGCCCGTGGTCTTGACGCGGTATAGACTGATTTTTCCTGCAGCCAGGTTTTCTGCAGTCTACCCACAATCTGGGTTACATACCCTGCGGCAACACCGGCGCTGTTGCCATCAACACCATCAAAAACCGCTTGTAACTGAGGTGTCTGACCGGATTTCAACTGCCTGGTAAAATCTTCCGGAATAATGACAGCGGCTTTTATCCTGCCGCTGTTTAAATCCGCCAGGGCGCTTTGCTGGGAGTTGATAACACCCAGTACATTAAAAATATCCGTGGAGCTGAAGGCGTCGATTATTTCATGGTTATAATCGGTTAAATCTTTATTCACAATTACCATGTCCAGATTTTTCACGTTAGTGGTAATCGCAAACCCCAGAATAACCAGTTGAATAAAGGGCATCACGAAAATAATGGCCAGATTGGCTTTTTCCCGAAAAACCTGCCGGAATTCTTTCTGGACCAGATATAGTATACGTTGGATCATATTATTCCTTTTTTATCTTTTTTTGTCATGGCATGCCAAAATAGGTTGTTCACCGTCATTGCGAGCGAAGCGCGGCAATCTACATATCTTACAAGTTTTCTATAAGTCATAAAATAAATCTTTCCATTCAGGATTTACCTTGTTGATCAACTCGTTTTTCTTATTTCTAGAGCCAGCTTTTATCTGTTTTTCTCTTATTATTGCCTCACGACTATTCTGAAATATTTCATAATAGACCAACTTGTTGATATTATACTTTTTGGTAAATCCTTCTAACAGTTGCTCTTTATGCTCATTAACTCTTCGCATTAAATCATTAGTCACGCCAACGTATATCACGCTATTTCTACTATTGGTCATTAAATATATATAATACTGTTTAGTCATGTAGATTGCTTCGTCCTTTCAGTCCTCGCAATGACATGCAAATCATTCCAGGCTGTCTTTCATTTTTTTAATACTTACAACTATCAAGACCATTGATATGGCAAACAAAGCCAGAATATGGTCGTACAGCTCTGCAATGCCGGCTCCTTTAAGCATAATTCCTCTGATAATTTGAATATAATGTGTAGCCGGAATTACTGCAGAAATCCATTGAAAAATTAAAGGCATGCTTTCTATGGGGAACATGAACCCGCTAAGCAATATGGTAGGTAAAAGTGTTGTGATCAAACTTATAAGCAGCGCTATCTGCTGGGTTTTGGCAATGCTGGAAACAAGAATACCGAAACTGGCACCGGTAAAAACATAAACAAGCATAGTAGCCATGATCATTACAAATGAACCGCGCATAGGCACACCGAACCAGAACATGGCCGCGAAAAGCACAATTATCCCGGCTAAAAAAGCAACCAGGACATAAGGTATTACTTTCCCCAGTACTATTTCCATGGCTGTTACGGGGCTTACCAGTATCTGGTCCATGGAGCCCTGTTCTTTTTCCCTGACTATGGCAATGCTGGTAAGCAAAGCGCTTAATAGCAGCATAATCACGGCTGTAAGACCGGGCACAAAAAAATAGGTGGATTTCAGCTCCGGGTTATATAAAAAACGAACCGTCAGTTCAACAGGCAAGGTTAAGCCGGAATTAAGTTCTTTATTATACTGGCTTACAATCATGTTCAGATAGTTATAAATATTGGCAGCCGAATTGGGGTCGCTGGCATCGATCAGCACCTGAATATCAGCCTGTGGCTTGGTTTGCAAATCCTTAACCAGATTTTCAGGAATAATGATTACACATTTGGCCTTTTTTTGTTGAAATATCTGATTTATTTTGCTTTTATCTACAGTCTTTACCCTTACCTTAAAAAAATGTCCGGCGGCCAGTTTCTGAACCAGCAGTCGGCTTTCCGCAGAATGTGAGTTATCACTGACAATAGTTTGTACTCCGCGTATTTCCAAGGTTATGGCATACCCGAAAAATATCAGTAGAATTACAGGCCAGACCAATGTAAAAAAAAGTGATCCCGGGTCCTTGATAATATGGATGAATTCTTTTTTGATGATTGTTATTATATTATTCATTTCTGTACCACATTTAGCATTAAAGTCATCCTCATATTTTTTATTTGTCATCCTCGGGCTTGACCCGAGGATCTACCCTTTTTCTCTTTAGATCCCGCATCAAGTGCGGGATGACATTGTTCCATTAACGCTTCCCTTTTACCGCGGCCAGGAAAACATCCTGCATGGTTTTCATTTTATATTTTTCCTTTAGATTATATGGCGTATCCAGTTCTACAATCTGACCGTCGCGCATAATGCTTATTCTATGGCAATACTC
This Candidatus Margulisiibacteriota bacterium DNA region includes the following protein-coding sequences:
- a CDS encoding ABC transporter permease, translating into MIQRILYLVQKEFRQVFREKANLAIIFVMPFIQLVILGFAITTNVKNLDMVIVNKDLTDYNHEIIDAFSSTDIFNVLGVINSQQSALADLNSGRIKAAVIIPEDFTRQLKSGQTPQLQAVFDGVDGNSAGVAAGYVTQIVGRLQKTWLQEKSVYTASRPRAIHQINLVPRMLYNDNLESSFNIVPGVLAMLLTMITLFLTAVNIVREKEKGTLEQLLVTPIKGGELILGKIIPYAVLGFILLNVGILTSGIIFGIWIKGNLILLYLLSIIYMMTTLGLGILFSTVARTQLQAMMMAFFYSFFSIMLSGFFIPIENMPDVIQAFTYCMPLRYFMQVTRGIFLKASGLSALWPEMVMLTIFGVGILVVASLRFRKRLN
- a CDS encoding GIY-YIG nuclease family protein, translated to MTKQYYIYLMTNSRNSVIYVGVTNDLMRRVNEHKEQLLEGFTKKYNINKLVYYEIFQNSREAIIREKQIKAGSRNKKNELINKVNPEWKDLFYDL
- a CDS encoding ABC transporter permease codes for the protein MTNKKYEDDFNAKCGTEMNNIITIIKKEFIHIIKDPGSLFFTLVWPVILLIFFGYAITLEIRGVQTIVSDNSHSAESRLLVQKLAAGHFFKVRVKTVDKSKINQIFQQKKAKCVIIIPENLVKDLQTKPQADIQVLIDASDPNSAANIYNYLNMIVSQYNKELNSGLTLPVELTVRFLYNPELKSTYFFVPGLTAVIMLLLSALLTSIAIVREKEQGSMDQILVSPVTAMEIVLGKVIPYVLVAFLAGIIVLFAAMFWFGVPMRGSFVMIMATMLVYVFTGASFGILVSSIAKTQQIALLISLITTLLPTILLSGFMFPIESMPLIFQWISAVIPATHYIQIIRGIMLKGAGIAELYDHILALFAISMVLIVVSIKKMKDSLE